tgtctctttgtaGAGGAAgagacttgtcacatgacttagggtaatagccaaaccagaatctcacacagccaaaccagatctccgctttgcactgacgaggggcagtaccccgaaacacagtgtctgcaaattgagattctggcttggctattatcctaagtcatgtgacaaggctcgttaaagggtcgacattgacttgtaggattgctaccttccaataggtggcactagagttctagctctcttccttcctgaagagacaatttgcataattaacagATAGATGAcaatgggtaaaggtaccttcacactgaacaacttaacaacgatatcgctaacgatccgtgacgttgcagcgtcctggctagcgatatcgttgtgtttgacacccagcagcgatctggatcctgctgtgacatcgctggtcggagcagaaaggccagaactttatttcgtcgctggatctcccgcagacatcgctgaatcggcgtgtgtgacgccaattcagcgatgtcttcactggtaaccagggtaaacatcgggttactaaacgcagggccgcgcttagtaacccgatgtttaccctggttaccagtataaatgtaaaaaaaaaaaacacgacatacttacattccggtgtctgtcgcgtcccccggcgttctgcttccctgcactgactgtgagcgccggccggccgtaaagcacagcggtgacgtcaccgctctgctttacggctggcgcttacacagtgcagggaagcagaacgccgggggacgcgacagacaccggaatgtaagtatgtagtgtttttttacatttacactggtaaccagggtaaacatcgggttactaagcacggccctgcgcttagtaacccgatgtttaccctggttacccagggacttcggcattgttggtcgctggagagctgtctgtgtgacagctctccagcgaccacacaacgacgaaacagtgacgctgcagcgatcggcatcgttgtctagatcgctgcagcgtcgctatatgtgacggtacctttagccctaCAAAGAAAGACTAATAACAACAGAACAATCAACTGGACCAAAGGCCAAAAGTGACATTTGTGAAAACCAAGTGACTGCACACATTTAAAGTTCAAGGTGGAGAAGTGTCAGATTTAAGAAAACAAAATAAATTTGGAAAGAGACGAGTTGGTGAAAcacgaaaataaaaaatacagattATATAGAAAAAACAAAATCTGCAAAGTGTTGATGTGgagggagtgttttttttttttcctgtcaataGCATTGTATGAGGGTTCGTTTTATGCAGCTGTAGTTTTCATTGGTGCCATTTACGGTTACATATGTTTTTTTGGGACACTTTTTATTCCTTCTTTAGAGAGGCATGTAGACTATAAAACGCCGATTCTGCTGTAGTCTTTTTTTTGTGATGATCAGTGGGcaggagaaaaatatactaaatttatcATTTGGGTCTTCACGGATGTAGCAAAACGAggatcacaatctacattccctataatTATGTCCTTAAAGTGTGggtggaaactggagaacctggaggaaacccacacaaatatggGGCGAATATACAAACGTCTGGCAGATGTTTCCTCGGTGAGATTTGAGCCCATGGCCCCAGCACTGCAAAGaaacggtgctaaccactgagccaacatgacTCTTCattgcagggaaaaaggatgggaaaAAAACCTAGGGTTGGTCTAATGACAAGTTTAGTGGTTTCTACAATTGTGTCTGACCCAAACTGAGACTATAACTAACCTGACTgacgatgcatgtaaagaagctgcggagacaccatcacgtgtttctcgacgcaagcatctgcatatttcccataagggatgggggcagtgttctggaatcactgcgttgagaaacacgtgatggtgtctccgcagtgttggatgttttggtctccccgaggccaatcatctgtgcctttataacctgACTGACGAGAGTggagaaatggggtcacttgacaaACTAGATGTGGATTTTATACTCATCTATAAATTAAGAAATAGTGACGAAAATATTTTTCTTGGAGAGCACTAGTTGGAGACATAAAACTTTCCCTGGACTCTAGTTTTCTTGTATAATCAAGCAACAATTAATGACCACTGAGTAGAAAGTTAAAGCTGAACAGCCATTGAAACGCGTCGATGCCGCGTATCATGTAACTCACACTACTGACATCTTCTTTGAGCACTTATGTGAATAAAGTATTCAtgattcgttgagctggatctttcTACTTTGTGGTCTTCTTACGCCTTTCTGATCTCCGAACACCCTCAGGGTGCCATCCACGGTGAACCGGATTTTATTGCTCCCACAACTATTGACACCAGCAGCGAAAATGATAGAGAGATGACATCAATAGCGCAAAGAAAAAAGTACGGATTGTGTCCGTACAAAACATCACGTAAGACAAAGCTTTATGTCAGGAGGAGAATGACGCGTCCATGTTCTTCAGGAATGAGCCGATCGTCAGTTCAATAAGCTACAACTGCGTCCGTAATGCGACACCTGATTTGGTTAATTATTTTCTTCCTCAGCATAAATCAGCAATAAACACAAACTCTGATCTGTAGGGTTAAATGATTTCTCTTAGAATTCTCCGCCCTTCTTATGTAAGGAAAATATTTCGCTTTCGTTTCCTGCTCTCCTCCCACCACAATGGCGTCTGCTGAGCTGAGGGACGAGCTGAACTGCTCCATCTGCCTGAGCCTCTATACAGATCCCGTATccctgagatgtggacacaacttctgccgcTCGTGTATTGCGAGTGTACTGGATGCACAGGAGGCGGCTGGAGGGTATTCCTGTCCTGACTGCAGAGCAGAATATCCGGAGCGTCCGACCCTGGAGAAGAACCGAAAGCTGAGGAACATAGTGGAGCGTTTctcatctactcagcctgatatggagaAGACCAgaatcttctgtacttactgtacaaagtctcctgtACCGGCTGTAAGgacatgtctgcagtgtgagacctCCATGTGTGAGGAACATCTCGCAGCCCATAACAAGTCGATGAATCACAATCTAATTGAACCTACCCTGACATTTAAGGGTCAAAAATGCTCCACACACAATGAGATCCTGAAATACCACTGCACTATAGACGTCGCCTGTATCTGCGAGTCCTGCTGGGTGGCCGGAGATCACAAGGGACATGACGTGGAGCTACTGGACATGGCTTCAGAGAAAACAAAGGAGAAACTGGAGAAATTTTTGGATGATCTaaacccacaaaaaacaaaaaTTCAAACGAGAGTCTTGAATCTGCAGGAAATTAAGAGGAAGATCCAGGAGAAAGCCTCTGATAAGAGGAAGAACATCAGTAAGAGATTTATGGATTTTAAGGAGCAATTGGAAATAGCAGAAAAGAAAGCATTGAGCGAGGTCTCCAGGCAGGAGGAGAAGATTGTGTCCCAGATATCTCATGTGATCAAGAAGCTGGAAATACAGGAGGACGAGCTGTCCAGGAAGACGAGTCACGTGGAGGAGATGTGTCATGTCACCGAGCAAATAAGACTAGAAAGTGACATTACAGTGTGTAgccatggaggtgatgaggacacaggaggagatgGTGGAGAGCTCAGTACTGAGGAGGATCTGGATGAGGTTCTGATCTCACTGACCTTACACCGATCTATGAGGGATATTGTCACCAATGTAACCTCAGAGCTCGGGGTCCATGTCCCAGACATATTGCTGGATGTGGGCACTGCTCATAGAAGGGTGAAGATATCAGAAGATTTGAAAACGGCAACAGAATCAGAAGATCAGGATAAACCAGAATCACCAGGAAGATTTGTGACATTTTCCCAGGTGTTAAGTAGACCTGGTTTCTCCTCAGGGCGAAATTACTGGGAGGTAGAGTGGGACCAGATAGGAATATGTGGCATCGCATTGTCCTATTCCAGTATAGAAAGGGATGGAGGACAGTCTGGTATTGTATATAATGATAAATCTTGGTCTTTGTACATGTATGATGGTCAATATGGAGTATATCACAACTCCATAGGATTAATGCTCAGTGTAAAGCCAACAAGTCCGACACTTGGATTCTTCTTAGACTATGAGGCCGGGCGTCTGTCCTTCtatgagctgtgtgaccccatcagacacttacacaccttcaccGCCTCCTTCACTGAACCCCTACACGTTGTCTTCCATTTGTATGATGGAGCCTCTGTTACAATAAGAAGCTGAGGCCGATGTCGTCCTCGTCACATTATAATTACATTATTCCTTGTCACATGGACACATCTGTATATAGTGAGTTATCAGCAGGACCCTCTAATAATACAGTGTATATGGTGGAGTCATTGGGAGATTTCTCCTATTGTTTTTTCCCTCTTCCCTGTAGATCCGATGCAGAATCAATGATTGAGCAGAATGTAAATATTATTGGGTGAATTGTCCTGAGACTGATAATTGTTATTCAGTAAAAGGCTAATCCCATCTAATAAAGTGCTGGTATATAGCTGGGATATGTCATGGTGATGGCCCATAAACAGTATTATGCCCTACTGTGCCCCCCACATATTATGAGTGGCAGAATAGAAACTAAACTCCTCCTCTCGCCTCGTTCACTTGCTGCGTTGCTCTGGTCGGTGCCCGGTGTTGACTGAGACTCTGAGCAGCAGGAGATGACGGCACCGGACTCAGCGGCACAGGCTGAATGGTGGAGCAGGAGCCGGCGTCTCGTGTCCCATCATTTTGTTCTGCTGTATCTGCATTCGGAGCTACAAGTGCAGTGGGGTTGGAGGTTGCACTTGCCGTTTTCCTGCTTCTCTCCCTGGTCACCGTCGGCCGCCTACCTGTCCATCAGAGACAAGAGGCAGCAGGTGGGGAAAGGGAGAGGCGCAGGAAAGCTGCAAGTGCAACCTCCAACCCCACTGCACTTGCAGCTTCTTAGCATTCAAATTTCAACTAAGGATTTAGCTAAAACAGAAAAATGGATTTCTACAAGAAAGGTCAAGATTTCATTGAAATGAAAGCACTTTTACATACCTGGCATTAGTTTAGGGTATGaagtcctgatgacaggttcccttttaaaaatGGATGAAGTCAGACCTCTGAGATGCTTCCTGCAAGAAGGACTATGACATTGATAATCTGTGGATTTACATTATTTACTCCTTCAGTGTAATATAAACCTAATAGATCCATTCAGTCCTGCTGTGAGTCTTCTTGGTGTGTTCACTCCTGGACTGTGACAAGAACTTCATGACTTCATCAGAGACCCTCTAGAATATAATGTCAACCTTCAGGCTGAATCTCTTCAGGTCCTGGCATAGTTGAGTGCCACTAGTTCTGCCGGGGAAAAgtcgctagaaaaaaaaaaaaacagcaaatcatCTAAATAAATTGTCAGGATCATTGGCCAGAGCAGTATGGTAGCTGCTATCATGGCCTGGACTTGTCTTATCTTCAGCAATTCTCTTGGTATCACGTAAACTAGAGGAAACCCGTACGTCAGTTTGAACCTCCAAGGTGGAGAAACGCCATGCTCTCCCAAGTGATAATCCCCGAAGAAGGATAAAAAAGTTATGTGACTTGGGAGTGAACAAGTCCTAGGCTAAATGGATCTTTGGCACATCCCACATCTTATTGATCTGCTCTAGATCTTTATTTCAGagacatgtgtggcaccccaggactccgcttgccacagtggcattgcctccctcacagggggtgatgtcatgcctggaagcaaggaggggtcccctcacCAGGTAATACTAGcatccaacacctttcctgactccagaccagaagggggagctctaacacgcggtttcaggggagcttcactataagttctggcctggaggcggggttagttagtCAGTAGTCTgagagtgagaggagaggaggGAAGTTGAGGAGGACCTGGagagtggagctgtaaccaagctcaccccagaacaGAGGGCTGACAAAAAGGACGCCaaagtccttggctgtgtgggtgctgtacacCCCAACAgccaaatctggagggcagggaactgcaagctccTTGGCCACACAGAATACCCAGAGGCACCACAGCAGACCAAGAGCCAGGGGCTGCCAGAGAAATGGCAGTGCTCGTGAAAGGCtcatgctgtctgccatacaggttagacacgcaggagaggaacttgagcagagcttaaagcagcaaggacctaagagaacagcgcagtaggtaggcctccgaacccacctggctaggtggatcctaagttgcttccaggctgctcACACCACATATTAACCTGTTAcccgtgccccggactgcacctgcaactagcaagtaaaggtaaaggaaactgcagtccttgtgtcctccactcatttcccgcaccctcagtcTTGCACCCCAACGTCTGAACCATCCCAGCTGTGTTCCCTTAAGGagctcattgccgaacaccacaggtggcaccaCGTTAAATCCCCTACAAACTTTTCCTCATCATTTTTTTggaacgcccagggccatggacctggtcacagctgccgtgacaaccccccaAAGAACCATCGGACCCTccccgagtatcccacggccctagcAGGCGCTCCACATGATTTTGGACTGCTGAACCTCGGCTCGATTAGCGATAATATTGAAGGAGCTGTTCtgctttaggtaccttcacacataacgatatcattaacgatatcgttgctttttgtgacgtagcaacgatatcgttaaggaaatcgttatgtgtgaccaacgatcaggcccctgctggaagatcgttggtcgctgaggaaagtccagaactttattttgtcgctggatctcccgctgacatcgctggatcggcgtgtgtgacgccgatccagcgatgtcttcactggtaaccagggtaaacatcgggttactaagcgcagggccgcgcttagtaacccgatgtttaccctggttaccagcgtaaacgttaaaaaaacaagcactacatacttaccttcagctgtctgtccccggcgctctgcttctttgcactcctcctgcatcctgtgtcagctccggccagccggaaagcagagcggtgacgtcaccgctctgctttcctgctgaccggcgctgacagtgcagaggaaagcagagcgccggaggacagacagcggaaggtaagtatgtagtgtttgtttttttaatgtttacgctggtaaccatggtaaacatcgggttactaagcgcggccctgcgcttagtaacccgatgtttaccctggttaccggggacctcgggatcgttggtcgctggagagctgtctgtgtgacagctctccagcgaccaaacagcgacgctgcagcgatcgacatcgttgtcggtattgctgcagcgtcgcttagagtgaaggtacctttagtattatTTATTGCGGCCTGTACAGACCACAAGATCTAGAGACTAAATGGCGCACTCGTCCCTCAAGCGTTTTCCACTTATGAGGGAGTAAAGATTTCACAGTTATAAAGTTCACCTATCGTTCAATCCTTTCACGATGCAAGTTCATCGGTCCAAGATCTCTCAGTAGGTTTAGCGAGTGCCATAAGGACCTGcagctcagaggcgtagctagggttttggttcagggggggcaaagcttctgagtagcccctaaccaggtaaccttgattacaactcggtgacacaccctaatagtggaggagaacctcagcagatgaccgcactgttactgaagataatttctatataaagaccaatattgatattaacgCTAtacggtcagtggtagataccagtcctacaaaacATAGAGATCACAGCaaggttacagataatgacttaggctacgttcacactagcgttgcgccgccctgcgtcggtgacgcaacgcgcgacgcacgcaaaaacgcgcgcaaacgcacgcaaaaacgcgcgcgttttgcgacgcgtgcgtcgttttttgaccaaaatcggacgcacagaaaatgcaacttgttgcattttcttgcgtccgacgctagcgtcgaaaacgacgcaagtgtcgaaaaacgccacccaaaaaacgcacgcgtcccctatgttaaacatagaggcgcgtcgccgctgcgtcgccgctgc
The nucleotide sequence above comes from Ranitomeya imitator isolate aRanImi1 chromosome 7, aRanImi1.pri, whole genome shotgun sequence. Encoded proteins:
- the LOC138645514 gene encoding E3 ubiquitin/ISG15 ligase TRIM25-like, translating into MASAELRDELNCSICLSLYTDPVSLRCGHNFCRSCIASVLDAQEAAGGYSCPDCRAEYPERPTLEKNRKLRNIVERFSSTQPDMEKTRIFCTYCTKSPVPAVRTCLQCETSMCEEHLAAHNKSMNHNLIEPTLTFKGQKCSTHNEILKYHCTIDVACICESCWVAGDHKGHDVELLDMASEKTKEKLEKFLDDLNPQKTKIQTRVLNLQEIKRKIQEKASDKRKNISKRFMDFKEQLEIAEKKALSEVSRQEEKIVSQISHVIKKLEIQEDELSRKTSHVEEMCHVTEQIRLESDITVCSHGGDEDTGGDGGELSTEEDLDEVLISLTLHRSMRDIVTNVTSELGVHVPDILLDVGTAHRRVKISEDLKTATESEDQDKPESPGRFVTFSQVLSRPGFSSGRNYWEVEWDQIGICGIALSYSSIERDGGQSGIVYNDKSWSLYMYDGQYGVYHNSIGLMLSVKPTSPTLGFFLDYEAGRLSFYELCDPIRHLHTFTASFTEPLHVVFHLYDGASVTIRS